A window from Pedosphaera parvula Ellin514 encodes these proteins:
- a CDS encoding DUF6714 family protein: MSLKQSIEEAFADVTYPGDNNITRCPYNCRECRRIAEYFRGKQWTGYPVEELRNNNAALSLFTPQAFHYFLPAFMLASIDFYEKGDVIPDAIRFHFEYCQEAKGHFVVRMSKLTSAQRQAIIDYLIYMEDKGAGSSEHAIGMLSEASEFA; encoded by the coding sequence ATGTCATTAAAACAGAGCATTGAAGAAGCTTTTGCCGATGTTACCTATCCGGGCGATAACAACATCACCCGTTGTCCGTACAATTGCCGGGAATGCCGCAGAATCGCGGAATATTTTAGGGGAAAACAATGGACTGGATATCCGGTTGAAGAATTGCGGAATAATAACGCCGCTCTGTCCCTGTTCACCCCGCAGGCCTTTCATTATTTCCTGCCTGCTTTCATGCTTGCTTCCATCGATTTCTACGAAAAAGGTGACGTGATACCGGATGCCATCCGGTTTCATTTTGAATACTGTCAGGAGGCCAAAGGTCATTTCGTAGTGCGAATGAGTAAATTGACCTCTGCACAACGCCAGGCAATCATTGATTACCTTATCTACATGGAAGACAAAGGCGCTGGTTCTTCTGAACACGCCATTGGCATGTTGAGTGAGGCATCCGAGTTTGCCTGA
- a CDS encoding multiheme c-type cytochrome — protein MKRWLAIIIILIAMGALGGYFAFSKNPKPVPVDLTVLFTADTRGRLVPCGCFTGQYGGLTRLKTVLDNEPVPNGIRVDVGNAIRGKEDYNLIEYKYMLKAYASMNYDVVNLGEREAQLSLAQLQLLKRESPVSLISANLLDDKSGARICEPYKIVQRGKYKVALLGVTDSRIQTGNLGPGVAVEKMEVTLEKLLPELKPKADVIILLAFTDEETLARLAQEFYELDVILGGKVSQPSQKLDHENHSLILYTANEGRALGVLKVRVSGRAKLAGLGHEILLLHDKVPEDESVRALAAQYRNEVRTTRLAIDNPANLQDNMVPGVKAAAEYVGTESCVECHKTAAKAWHDSGHAEAMTALISNHADADPNCIQCHTVGFGSPSGYRREFAAKKMANVGCESCHGPGGLHVAQRQQKLAITFKFRPLAAGDCQKCHYGEFSRPFDWNHFWPQVEHGKEPLRTAGLKKESP, from the coding sequence ATGAAACGCTGGCTGGCGATAATCATTATCCTGATCGCAATGGGAGCGCTGGGTGGCTATTTCGCTTTCAGCAAAAATCCCAAGCCGGTTCCTGTGGATCTCACTGTTCTTTTTACCGCAGACACCCGTGGACGATTGGTTCCATGTGGATGTTTCACCGGGCAGTATGGCGGGCTCACGCGTCTAAAAACAGTTTTGGATAACGAACCTGTTCCCAATGGAATCCGTGTGGATGTTGGCAATGCCATTCGCGGCAAGGAGGATTACAACCTGATCGAGTATAAATATATGCTCAAGGCTTACGCTTCCATGAATTATGACGTTGTGAACCTTGGAGAACGGGAAGCACAGCTTTCCCTGGCACAATTGCAGCTGTTAAAAAGGGAATCACCCGTGTCACTTATCAGTGCGAATCTGCTGGATGACAAGTCCGGCGCGCGTATTTGTGAGCCCTATAAAATTGTGCAGCGAGGCAAGTACAAAGTGGCATTGTTAGGAGTCACTGACTCGCGCATTCAAACCGGCAACCTTGGTCCAGGAGTGGCCGTTGAGAAGATGGAGGTCACATTGGAAAAATTGCTGCCCGAACTAAAGCCCAAGGCAGATGTGATTATTCTGCTTGCGTTTACGGACGAGGAGACTTTAGCCAGGCTGGCCCAGGAGTTCTACGAACTGGATGTAATATTAGGCGGCAAAGTCAGCCAGCCTTCCCAAAAGCTGGACCACGAAAATCACAGTCTGATTCTCTATACCGCCAACGAGGGAAGGGCGCTAGGAGTTTTGAAAGTTCGGGTGTCAGGCAGGGCGAAGCTGGCCGGACTCGGACATGAGATTCTTCTTTTGCACGATAAAGTGCCCGAGGATGAAAGCGTTCGCGCACTGGCCGCTCAGTACCGTAACGAAGTTCGCACCACCAGGCTTGCAATCGATAATCCTGCAAATTTGCAGGACAACATGGTTCCCGGGGTAAAGGCCGCGGCAGAGTATGTTGGCACCGAGAGTTGTGTGGAATGCCATAAAACGGCTGCGAAAGCGTGGCATGATTCGGGACATGCTGAAGCGATGACGGCCTTGATCTCCAACCACGCTGATGCCGATCCAAATTGCATTCAGTGCCACACGGTAGGCTTCGGTTCTCCCTCAGGTTACCGGAGGGAATTTGCGGCAAAGAAAATGGCAAACGTCGGTTGTGAGAGTTGCCACGGGCCTGGAGGTTTGCACGTTGCGCAACGGCAGCAAAAATTGGCAATTACTTTCAAGTTTCGTCCATTGGCTGCAGGCGATTGCCAGAAATGCCACTACGGCGAATTCAGCCGGCCTTTTGACTGGAATCATTTCTGGCCTCAGGTGGAACATGGCAAGGAACCTTTGCGGACCGCTGGCTTGAAAAAGGAATCTCCATGA
- a CDS encoding thioredoxin family protein: MKIPNQLIFVPLLILLFAGRVTGEVTNWSTDFTNTLKTAQARHHPVLMEFTAPWCPYCKMMETKVFKDRKVTDALNQFERVAVNIDNNAELAAMHSVHGIPAFVILDSDGEEVVKSSGFMEAEPFTQFLQQGVTNLSFSVAQKEEFDSKARQVEAMLNSTNPKTVQEGIAMVLDFCDRKEKVYRTFGVDKLSLLAQRQPELLLEGLRNPGLMARIRVANLLRQKLGNDFNIDPWEKEEAREKAILEWKSRLVSNLPPR, encoded by the coding sequence ATGAAAATTCCCAACCAACTCATTTTCGTCCCCCTGTTGATCCTATTGTTTGCCGGTCGGGTCACAGGTGAAGTAACCAATTGGAGCACCGATTTTACAAACACGCTCAAAACCGCCCAAGCCAGGCATCATCCTGTGCTGATGGAATTCACGGCCCCGTGGTGTCCCTATTGCAAAATGATGGAGACAAAGGTTTTCAAGGACAGGAAAGTTACCGATGCCTTGAACCAGTTCGAACGGGTAGCGGTGAACATTGATAATAATGCAGAACTTGCGGCCATGCATTCCGTGCATGGCATTCCTGCTTTCGTCATTCTCGATTCCGATGGTGAAGAGGTGGTGAAATCAAGCGGTTTTATGGAAGCTGAGCCTTTCACCCAGTTTCTTCAACAAGGCGTCACAAACCTCAGCTTTTCGGTGGCTCAGAAGGAAGAGTTTGATTCCAAAGCCCGCCAAGTCGAAGCAATGTTGAACTCCACCAATCCCAAGACAGTCCAGGAGGGGATTGCCATGGTGCTGGATTTTTGTGACCGAAAGGAAAAAGTATATCGGACTTTCGGTGTGGATAAGCTCTCTCTGCTCGCACAACGGCAGCCGGAATTGCTTCTCGAAGGCTTGAGAAACCCGGGATTGATGGCCCGCATCCGGGTTGCCAACCTGCTGCGGCAAAAGTTGGGTAATGATTTCAATATTGATCCGTGGGAAAAGGAGGAGGCACGCGAGAAAGCCATTCTTGAATGGAAGTCGCGGCTGGTGTCAAACCTTCCTCCGCGGTAG
- a CDS encoding MFS transporter gives MSGSERSTESREARDSGRAESPYAVLQNRDFLLYLIGRFIASFGQQMLGVTVAWEIYERTDSYAALGTVGVVQMVPMFLFTFPAGHVADNYNRKRIILWAQLGFAISCLGLTFVSAFSAPVLWMYCCLFIMGVARTYLWPASASFMPQLVPRNQFSKAVTWNSGSFQISAVAGPAIGGLLISLAHSPVLVYSIVAATSSICFVLIALVKTHHAVASRERMSLKGLVVGLKFVYRTKIVLGSITLDLFAVLLGGATAMLPVYARDILHAGPRGLGILQAALPLGSLLMALILVHRPPLQKAGPTLLWAVVGFGLTTIAFGFSRSFWLSFLMLFLCGVTDYISVVVRHTLVQLLTPDEMRGRVSAVNSLFIGTSNQMGEAESGFVATLTGPVFAVVSGGIGTIIVVALAAIWWPEIRKYGRLDS, from the coding sequence ATGAGCGGTTCTGAGCGTTCGACCGAATCAAGAGAAGCGCGTGATTCTGGACGGGCTGAGAGTCCGTATGCCGTGCTGCAGAACCGCGATTTTCTCTTATACCTTATCGGCAGGTTCATTGCGTCGTTTGGCCAGCAAATGTTGGGAGTGACGGTTGCCTGGGAGATTTATGAACGCACCGATTCCTATGCTGCCTTGGGAACCGTGGGGGTGGTGCAAATGGTGCCGATGTTTCTGTTCACTTTTCCGGCAGGTCATGTGGCGGATAATTATAACCGTAAGAGAATCATCCTTTGGGCGCAGTTGGGATTTGCGATAAGCTGCCTGGGGTTGACCTTCGTCTCTGCCTTCAGTGCTCCTGTTCTCTGGATGTATTGCTGTCTTTTCATCATGGGAGTTGCGCGCACTTATTTGTGGCCCGCGAGCGCGTCCTTTATGCCGCAACTGGTGCCGCGAAACCAGTTTTCAAAAGCAGTGACCTGGAATAGCGGATCTTTTCAGATTTCAGCCGTGGCTGGTCCAGCAATAGGTGGATTGTTGATCTCGCTGGCCCACAGTCCAGTGCTGGTGTATTCCATCGTTGCGGCGACTTCTTCCATCTGCTTCGTCCTGATCGCGCTCGTAAAAACCCATCATGCGGTGGCGTCCAGAGAAAGGATGTCCCTCAAGGGCCTGGTCGTCGGGCTAAAGTTTGTTTATCGAACCAAGATTGTTCTCGGGAGTATCACGCTGGATCTGTTCGCCGTCCTGCTGGGAGGTGCCACGGCAATGCTACCCGTTTATGCCCGGGACATTTTACACGCAGGCCCCAGAGGGTTGGGAATCCTGCAGGCAGCCTTGCCATTGGGATCACTACTCATGGCTTTAATCCTGGTGCACAGACCGCCATTGCAAAAGGCTGGTCCAACTTTGTTGTGGGCGGTTGTCGGTTTCGGACTGACAACCATCGCGTTTGGCTTTTCAAGGTCATTTTGGCTTTCATTCCTGATGCTCTTTCTTTGCGGAGTCACTGATTATATCAGCGTGGTTGTAAGGCATACTCTGGTCCAACTGCTTACTCCAGACGAAATGCGTGGACGGGTTTCGGCTGTGAACAGTCTTTTCATCGGTACGTCCAACCAAATGGGCGAGGCCGAGTCCGGATTCGTTGCCACCCTGACCGGTCCGGTATTCGCGGTGGTTTCAGGAGGCATAGGCACCATTATCGTCGTCGCGCTTGCGGCAATTTGGTGGCCAGAAATTAGAAAATACGGACGTTTGGATTCTTGA